In a genomic window of Meriones unguiculatus strain TT.TT164.6M chromosome 8, Bangor_MerUng_6.1, whole genome shotgun sequence:
- the LOC132655893 gene encoding uncharacterized protein LOC132655893 isoform X2 — protein sequence MKLAKQTKTGKFLLRKQPPPVEKVRLPMPKRRTCSRILFWPEMVRRKSMKKPRSVGEKKVEAKKQLPEQTEQNLAKSVGRQDRYSCGAGERRETLKHAPPIFVGRDN from the exons atgaaactcGCTAAGCAGACAAAAACAGGCAAGTTTCTGCTTAGAAAACAGCCTCCTCCGGTGGAAAAGGTTAGACTGCCCATGCCTAAGAGAAGGACTTGCTCCCGAATTTTG TTTTGGCCAGAAATGGTGAGAAGAAAAAGCATGAAGAAGCCGCGAAGTGTGGGGGAGAAAAAGGTGGAGGCGAAGAAACAGCTCCCGGAGCAAACTGAACAAAACCTCGCCAAGAGTGTCGGGAGGCAGGACCGTTATTCCTGCGGAGCAG gggagagaagagagacccTGAAACACGCGCCACCTATCTTTGTGGGGAGGGATAATTGA